One Echinicola strongylocentroti DNA window includes the following coding sequences:
- a CDS encoding galactokinase, whose product MNPEIITSAFVELFDKKPIVVKSPGRINLIGEHTDYNEGFVLPAAINKEIVIAVQKNDSEECRLFSNDFQESLTFGLNDFEPMEGGWGNYVMGVVAQLQKAGYSIEGFDLVFGGDVPVGAGLSSSAAVENGVCLALSELFDLGLERLDMLKYAQKAEHEFAGVQCGIMDQFASMMGKDDHAIRLDCRSLEYSYFPIELGDYQIILCDTQVKHSLADSAYNDRRKECQEGVAAVQRTNQTVKSLRDVSLELLEETKSTISEVVYRRCKFVIEENARLLKGCELLEKGDIKGFGQQMYGSHDGLSQMYEVSCKELDFLADFAKSREAVAGARMMGGGFGGCTINLVEKSAKETFEKEVAAAYEEAFGKSLQIYEVDVTDGTRVVG is encoded by the coding sequence ATGAACCCAGAAATCATCACGTCAGCGTTCGTCGAACTGTTTGACAAAAAGCCTATTGTCGTAAAGTCTCCAGGGAGGATTAACCTGATCGGAGAGCATACCGATTATAATGAAGGCTTCGTACTTCCTGCAGCGATCAACAAAGAAATCGTCATCGCTGTCCAAAAGAATGACAGCGAAGAATGCCGTTTGTTTTCCAACGATTTTCAGGAATCCCTGACCTTTGGACTCAACGATTTTGAGCCGATGGAAGGTGGCTGGGGCAATTATGTCATGGGCGTAGTCGCCCAATTGCAGAAGGCCGGCTACTCCATCGAAGGGTTTGACTTGGTTTTTGGCGGTGATGTGCCCGTAGGAGCGGGATTATCGTCTTCCGCTGCCGTGGAAAACGGTGTTTGTCTGGCTTTGTCCGAATTGTTCGATCTTGGACTGGAGCGCTTGGACATGCTGAAGTATGCCCAAAAGGCGGAGCACGAATTTGCAGGCGTACAATGCGGCATTATGGACCAATTTGCTTCCATGATGGGCAAGGATGACCATGCCATCCGATTGGACTGCCGATCCCTCGAATACAGCTATTTCCCAATCGAGTTGGGCGATTACCAGATCATTCTGTGCGATACACAGGTAAAGCACTCCCTGGCCGACTCTGCCTATAATGACCGCAGGAAGGAATGCCAAGAAGGTGTGGCAGCCGTGCAGCGAACCAACCAAACGGTAAAAAGCCTCCGTGATGTGTCCTTGGAACTGCTGGAAGAAACCAAATCTACAATCAGTGAAGTCGTGTATAGGCGCTGTAAATTTGTCATAGAAGAAAATGCGCGGTTGCTCAAGGGCTGTGAATTGCTGGAAAAAGGTGATATCAAAGGTTTTGGCCAGCAAATGTACGGCTCCCATGACGGACTTTCGCAGATGTACGAGGTGAGCTGTAAGGAGTTGGACTTTTTGGCGGACTTTGCCAAATCCCGTGAAGCGGTGGCTGGTGCCCGGATGATGGGCGGTGGCTTTGGTGGCTGTACCATTAACTTGGTGGAAAAGAGTGCCAAGGAGACGTTCGAAAAAGAAGTGGCCGCTGCCTACGAAGAAGCCTTCGGCAAATCCCTCCAAATCTATGAAGTGGACGTTACGGATGGTACGAGAGTCGTTGGGTAG
- a CDS encoding aldose epimerase family protein — protein MSTKSINRTNVTVEKTVFGQTTAGRDIHLFTLKNSNGAKACVTNYGATLTHLVVPDREGEMTDVVLGFDRFEDYVSEASQKAGAFMGCTVGRVCNRIDHGQFELEGKQYQVAVTNGAHHLHGGQEGFDKKIWEANTIEGGVEFTYTSPDGEENYPGTLTVTVAFTLSEENELTLTYGAKTDKTTVVNLTNHSYFNLSGDLSSTILEHDLQVNAPFYVAVKEGSIPTGEILSVKGTPLDFLQTKKVKEGVEADHPQTVIANGLDQTLVFDKNQPAAVLTSEASGIRMEVATSEPGVQLYSANYFDGTLQGKGKTYPTHGGIALETQHFPDSPNHPHFPSVVLRPEERFQSYTSFKFSVIK, from the coding sequence TTGTCTACAAAAAGCATCAACCGCACTAACGTTACTGTCGAAAAGACCGTTTTTGGTCAAACCACCGCCGGCAGGGATATTCATTTGTTTACCCTGAAAAATTCCAATGGAGCAAAAGCCTGTGTGACCAATTATGGTGCTACGCTCACCCATTTGGTCGTTCCCGATAGGGAGGGGGAAATGACCGATGTAGTGCTTGGCTTTGACCGTTTTGAGGATTATGTGAGCGAAGCTAGCCAGAAGGCGGGAGCCTTTATGGGCTGTACGGTCGGCAGAGTCTGCAATCGCATCGATCATGGGCAATTTGAGCTGGAAGGAAAGCAGTACCAAGTGGCTGTCACCAATGGTGCACACCACCTGCATGGCGGCCAAGAAGGATTTGATAAGAAAATCTGGGAGGCCAACACCATCGAAGGAGGAGTGGAATTTACCTACACCAGCCCCGACGGGGAGGAAAATTACCCTGGGACGCTGACCGTAACGGTAGCCTTTACGCTTTCGGAAGAAAACGAACTGACGCTTACCTATGGTGCCAAGACTGACAAAACCACCGTGGTCAACCTTACCAACCACTCTTATTTTAACCTCTCCGGTGACCTTTCGTCCACTATTTTGGAACATGACCTGCAAGTTAATGCCCCATTTTATGTAGCAGTCAAAGAGGGCAGCATTCCTACTGGCGAAATACTATCTGTCAAAGGCACACCGCTGGATTTTCTCCAAACCAAAAAGGTGAAGGAAGGTGTGGAAGCCGATCATCCGCAGACAGTGATCGCCAATGGACTGGATCAAACGTTGGTCTTTGACAAAAATCAACCTGCGGCCGTGCTTACTTCTGAAGCATCAGGAATTCGCATGGAAGTAGCTACCTCAGAACCAGGTGTTCAGCTGTATTCTGCCAATTATTTTGACGGCACACTTCAGGGAAAGGGAAAGACGTATCCAACGCATGGCGGGATAGCGCTTGAGACACAGCATTTCCCGGATTCGCCAAACCACCCCCATTTCCCTTCTGTAGTGCTTCGTCCAGAAGAGCGGTTTCAGAGCTATACCTCTTTTAAATTTTCAGTCATTAAGTAA
- a CDS encoding LacI family DNA-binding transcriptional regulator: MKKGQVTIRDIALKLNISISTVSRALRDSPEIKLETRKKVLAMADKLNYSPNVVAQSLRVNKTKTLGIVVPELASHFFASNISGMQDTAYRRGYNVMICQSNENFEQEKSDIRTLVSSRVDGLLISLSRETVSYEHLQNLIDREIPFVLFDRILEGLPVSTVTVDDTLGAYKVTRHLIEQGCKRIAFISGPEGMYISQKRMAGYEKALKEEGFAPEPSLVKNSSLTTASNQALVGELLNQPEPPDAIFAINDPVAIDVMKFLKGRGIRIPQDIALVGFTNMPLSDALEPALSTVDQPAYEMGRLAANNLLDQLMDPDSFAPQNIVLDTELVIRKSSEK; this comes from the coding sequence ATGAAAAAAGGACAAGTTACGATCAGGGACATTGCGTTGAAGCTGAATATCAGCATTTCTACTGTTTCCAGGGCATTACGGGATTCACCGGAAATCAAACTGGAGACACGAAAGAAGGTCTTGGCCATGGCCGATAAGCTGAATTATTCGCCCAATGTGGTCGCCCAGAGTTTACGGGTCAATAAAACCAAGACCTTGGGGATCGTCGTCCCTGAGCTGGCCTCTCATTTTTTTGCTTCCAACATCAGCGGTATGCAGGACACCGCCTACCGCAGAGGTTACAATGTAATGATCTGTCAGTCCAATGAGAATTTTGAGCAGGAAAAATCCGATATCCGTACCTTGGTATCCAGTCGGGTAGATGGGCTTTTGATTTCCCTGAGCCGAGAGACGGTTTCCTACGAACACCTGCAAAACCTCATTGACAGGGAAATACCCTTTGTGCTCTTTGACCGCATTTTGGAAGGATTGCCAGTGTCCACGGTGACGGTGGATGATACCTTGGGAGCGTACAAGGTGACGCGCCACTTGATCGAGCAGGGCTGTAAGCGTATTGCTTTCATCTCAGGCCCAGAAGGCATGTACATCAGCCAAAAGCGCATGGCCGGGTATGAAAAAGCATTGAAGGAAGAAGGCTTTGCCCCGGAGCCAAGTTTGGTTAAGAATAGCTCGCTGACGACAGCAAGTAATCAGGCACTGGTGGGCGAGCTGCTCAACCAGCCAGAACCGCCGGATGCCATTTTTGCGATCAATGACCCGGTGGCCATAGATGTGATGAAATTCTTAAAAGGAAGAGGTATTCGTATTCCACAGGACATTGCGCTGGTGGGTTTTACCAATATGCCCCTGTCAGACGCCTTGGAGCCAGCACTGTCCACCGTGGACCAACCGGCCTATGAGATGGGGCGACTGGCAGCCAATAATCTCTTGGACCAGCTGATGGATCCAGATAGTTTTGCGCCACAGAACATCGTCTTGGATACGGAATTGGTCATTAGAAAGTCCTCAGAAAAGTAG
- a CDS encoding M28 family peptidase, producing MKNNLIWALAIGLLLLACGEAKKETVQEPVVTVPVAEVPDFNADSAYHFIQKQVGFGPRVPNTEGHIATSQWLQEKFASFGLSVQTQEFTAEAYDGKQLELTNIIASYNPNAKKRILLGAHWDTRRVADKDTERINEPIDGANDGASGVGVLLEMARVITSASKQPEVGIDFILFDGEDDGKPESVKAGANDAKWWCLGSQHWAKTPHEPGYAAYYGILLDMVGAKGARFYKEGVSMQYAKGIVNKVWNYAHSIGHSDFFQMRKSHPITDDHIPVNEVAKIPMIDIIDYSPDFGFGRYHHKHADNMDVIDPRTLKAVGETVLFTIYQE from the coding sequence ATGAAGAATAATTTAATATGGGCATTAGCTATCGGGTTATTGCTGTTAGCTTGTGGTGAAGCAAAAAAGGAAACGGTTCAGGAGCCTGTCGTTACGGTTCCTGTGGCAGAGGTTCCGGATTTTAACGCTGATTCTGCTTACCATTTTATCCAAAAGCAAGTGGGTTTTGGTCCACGAGTGCCCAATACAGAAGGCCACATAGCCACCTCCCAATGGCTGCAGGAGAAGTTTGCTTCCTTTGGTCTCAGCGTGCAGACGCAGGAATTTACAGCAGAAGCCTATGATGGCAAGCAGCTGGAACTGACCAATATCATTGCCTCCTATAATCCGAATGCCAAGAAAAGGATCCTTTTGGGAGCCCATTGGGATACGCGAAGGGTGGCCGATAAGGATACTGAGCGCATCAATGAGCCCATCGATGGGGCCAATGACGGTGCCAGTGGCGTAGGGGTGTTGCTGGAGATGGCCCGTGTGATCACTTCAGCTTCCAAGCAGCCGGAAGTAGGGATAGACTTTATCCTTTTTGATGGCGAAGACGATGGCAAGCCAGAATCGGTCAAAGCCGGTGCCAATGATGCCAAATGGTGGTGCCTAGGTTCACAGCATTGGGCCAAAACACCGCATGAACCCGGCTATGCAGCCTATTACGGCATTCTGTTGGACATGGTGGGAGCCAAGGGAGCTCGCTTTTACAAGGAAGGGGTGTCCATGCAATATGCCAAAGGCATCGTCAATAAAGTATGGAACTACGCCCATTCGATCGGACATAGCGACTTTTTCCAGATGCGTAAATCCCATCCCATCACGGATGACCACATTCCTGTAAATGAGGTGGCCAAAATCCCGATGATCGATATTATTGATTATTCCCCTGACTTTGGCTTTGGTCGTTACCACCATAAGCATGCTGACAATATGGATGTCATCGACCCCCGGACTCTGAAAGCAGTAGGGGAAACTGTACTGTTTACGATATACCAAGAATAA
- the cysS gene encoding cysteine--tRNA ligase, which translates to MISKDLKIYNTLSRDKELFEPFKPPFVGMYVCGPTVYGDAHLGHARPAITFDTVYRYLKHQGYKVRYVRNITDVGHLQGDADDGEDKIAKKAKLEQLEPMEVAQHYTDSYHRDMDLLNTFKPNIEPRATGHIPEQIKLVQDILDAGFGYEVNGSVYFDVVKYNEEKPYGKLSGRVVEELMSGSRELDGQDEKRNPIDFALWKNAAPEHLMKWDSPWGVGFPGWHLECTAMSSKYLGDQFDIHGGGMDLMFPHHECEIAQGNAGHGHDPAKYWMHNNMITINGQKMGKSLGNFITLQELFKGKHDLLEQAYSPMTIRYFILTAHYRSTLDFSNEALKAAQKGYKKIINGLRIAKDLQYKEADGMELDEKQVQQVEKSIENAYRAMNDDFNTAQAIGQLFNLLKKINSIFTGQLEAAALGKEVFEKLIQTFIVFVEDILGLVEEKSDKQQALLELLLKLYKEAKLAKDYDKVDEIRAALKSIGIVVKDMKEKVDWAYEE; encoded by the coding sequence ATGATTTCCAAAGATTTGAAGATTTATAACACGCTGAGTCGTGACAAAGAACTTTTTGAGCCTTTTAAACCGCCCTTCGTCGGGATGTATGTATGCGGCCCCACGGTGTATGGGGATGCCCACCTGGGTCATGCCCGACCGGCCATTACCTTTGACACCGTGTACAGGTACTTGAAGCATCAGGGATATAAGGTGCGGTATGTGCGGAATATCACTGATGTGGGGCACCTGCAGGGTGATGCCGATGATGGCGAGGATAAGATTGCCAAAAAGGCCAAATTGGAGCAGCTGGAACCCATGGAGGTGGCCCAGCATTATACCGATTCCTACCATCGCGATATGGATCTGCTCAATACCTTCAAGCCCAATATTGAGCCTAGGGCTACAGGACACATTCCTGAGCAGATCAAGTTGGTACAGGATATCCTCGATGCTGGATTTGGCTATGAGGTGAATGGCTCGGTGTACTTTGATGTAGTAAAATATAACGAGGAAAAGCCTTACGGGAAGCTTTCAGGAAGGGTTGTGGAAGAGCTGATGAGCGGAAGCCGAGAACTGGACGGGCAGGATGAAAAGCGCAACCCGATTGATTTTGCACTTTGGAAAAATGCCGCTCCCGAGCACTTGATGAAGTGGGACTCTCCTTGGGGCGTGGGTTTTCCCGGCTGGCACCTGGAGTGTACAGCGATGAGTTCGAAGTACCTCGGTGACCAGTTTGATATCCACGGCGGTGGCATGGACCTGATGTTTCCCCACCATGAGTGTGAGATCGCCCAGGGCAATGCCGGCCATGGCCATGATCCGGCGAAGTACTGGATGCACAATAACATGATCACCATCAATGGCCAAAAGATGGGTAAATCCTTGGGGAATTTTATTACCCTACAGGAGCTTTTCAAGGGTAAGCACGACCTGCTAGAGCAGGCCTACAGCCCTATGACCATTCGTTATTTTATCCTGACGGCACATTATAGGTCCACGCTTGACTTTTCTAACGAGGCCCTGAAAGCAGCCCAGAAAGGTTACAAAAAGATCATCAATGGCCTTCGTATTGCCAAAGACTTGCAGTACAAAGAAGCAGATGGTATGGAGCTGGATGAGAAACAAGTGCAGCAAGTGGAGAAAAGCATCGAAAATGCGTATCGCGCCATGAACGATGACTTTAACACCGCCCAGGCCATAGGCCAGCTGTTCAATTTGCTAAAAAAGATCAACAGCATCTTTACAGGACAACTTGAGGCAGCCGCCTTGGGAAAAGAAGTTTTTGAGAAATTAATTCAGACCTTCATCGTTTTTGTAGAGGATATTTTAGGTCTGGTGGAAGAAAAATCAGACAAGCAGCAAGCGCTATTGGAGCTGTTGCTGAAGCTGTACAAAGAGGCCAAGCTGGCCAAGGATTATGATAAAGTCGATGAGATTCGTGCCGCACTCAAATCCATTGGCATAGTGGTCAAGGACATGAAAGAAAAAGTAGATTGGGCTTATGAAGAATAA
- a CDS encoding ribosome maturation factor RimP: MSLKQTIEEIVTKHLPDDAHFVVDVLLNEKGPKQKISILIDADEGLNIDTCATVSRAVGEELEAKDIIDNAYVLEVSSPGLDHPLTGKRQYQKNIGRNLKVTMESGDTLEGKLTAMDQSEITLLVKHKEKGKKAVEKEEKIAFEQIKKSIVLVSFK, from the coding sequence ATGAGTTTGAAACAGACTATCGAAGAGATCGTCACCAAGCATTTGCCCGATGATGCCCATTTTGTAGTGGATGTCCTTCTGAATGAAAAAGGTCCCAAACAAAAAATCAGTATCCTCATCGATGCTGATGAGGGCTTAAACATCGATACCTGTGCCACAGTCAGTCGGGCTGTGGGTGAAGAGCTTGAAGCCAAGGACATCATAGACAATGCCTATGTGCTGGAAGTTTCTTCACCAGGGCTGGATCATCCTCTGACAGGGAAAAGGCAGTATCAAAAGAACATTGGCCGGAACCTAAAAGTCACCATGGAAAGTGGAGACACACTGGAAGGCAAGCTTACCGCAATGGACCAATCGGAGATTACCTTGCTGGTAAAGCACAAAGAAAAAGGCAAGAAAGCTGTCGAGAAAGAAGAAAAGATCGCTTTTGAGCAAATAAAAAAATCAATTGTATTAGTCTCTTTTAAATAA
- the nusA gene encoding transcription termination factor NusA has translation MDAKVLIDSFAEFARSKNVDRPTMIRILEDVFRAMIRKKYETDENFDVIINADKGDLEIWRIREIVDDNSEDIWDHDKISHSEAKKIEPDFEIGEETYERIELEDFGRRAVMMARQTLIQKIKDLEKDLLFQQYEELVGEIITAEVYQILGREMLLMDGEGNELILPKGEQIPKDRFRKGDTIRSIVHKVEMVNGNPRIILSRTSPIFLERLFENEVPEVYDGLITIKKIVREPGERAKVAVESYDDRIDPVGACVGMKGSRIHAVVRELQNENIDVINYTDNLELYVSRALSPAKVSSIQANEEEKRLSVFLKPDQVSLAIGKGGYNIRLASRLVGYEIDVFRELSDYEEEEDVDLSEFSDEIEGWIIEELKKTGLDTAKSVLALTKEDLTRRTELEEETIDEIFRILKQEFEQ, from the coding sequence ATGGATGCTAAAGTTCTTATAGATTCGTTTGCAGAATTTGCAAGATCTAAAAATGTGGATCGCCCTACCATGATCCGCATTCTGGAAGATGTGTTTAGAGCGATGATTCGTAAAAAATACGAAACGGACGAGAATTTTGATGTGATCATCAATGCCGACAAAGGAGACCTCGAAATCTGGAGAATCCGTGAGATCGTCGATGATAACTCTGAAGACATCTGGGACCATGATAAAATCAGCCATTCCGAGGCAAAGAAAATCGAGCCTGACTTCGAAATCGGCGAAGAGACATATGAGCGAATCGAGCTGGAAGACTTTGGCAGGAGAGCTGTCATGATGGCCAGACAGACATTGATTCAGAAAATCAAGGATTTGGAGAAAGATTTGCTGTTTCAGCAATATGAAGAGCTGGTCGGTGAGATCATCACTGCGGAAGTTTACCAGATCCTTGGCCGTGAAATGCTGCTAATGGACGGTGAAGGCAATGAACTGATCCTCCCCAAAGGCGAGCAAATCCCAAAAGACCGCTTCCGCAAAGGAGACACCATCCGCTCCATCGTCCACAAAGTGGAAATGGTCAATGGCAATCCACGGATCATTCTTTCAAGAACTTCTCCTATATTCTTGGAAAGATTATTCGAAAATGAAGTACCTGAAGTCTACGATGGACTGATCACGATCAAGAAAATCGTCCGCGAACCAGGTGAGCGTGCCAAAGTGGCTGTAGAATCCTATGATGACCGCATCGACCCTGTAGGTGCCTGTGTGGGCATGAAAGGAAGCCGTATCCACGCCGTAGTACGAGAATTACAAAATGAAAACATCGATGTAATCAATTACACCGACAACTTGGAACTATATGTATCCCGGGCACTTAGCCCAGCCAAAGTAAGTTCTATCCAGGCCAACGAAGAAGAAAAGCGACTTTCTGTCTTTTTAAAGCCTGATCAAGTATCTTTGGCAATTGGAAAAGGAGGATATAACATCCGACTTGCCAGCCGTCTGGTAGGATACGAAATCGATGTGTTCCGTGAACTATCGGATTATGAAGAGGAGGAAGATGTTGATTTGTCTGAATTTTCCGATGAAATTGAGGGTTGGATAATTGAGGAGTTGAAAAAGACGGGTCTGGACACCGCCAAGAGCGTATTGGCACTGACCAAAGAAGATCTGACCCGACGAACAGAACTTGAAGAAGAGACGATTGACGAAATCTTCAGAATTTTAAAACAAGAATTTGAACAGTAA
- the infB gene encoding translation initiation factor IF-2: MSEEKMMRLGQVARKLNVGISTIVESMAKKGFDVESNPNSKISQEQFSMLAKEFKSSAQDKEEASHLSIGKRHNETFTIKAESESVPEEAKKEEPAKPAPKEEAEQPEAPEKEEKITSEAEKLPGIKVLGKIDLSKKEQDKKEAPKKEEEPKPKEAAPKQEEKKPTEAPKAEKPAEKAPEKPVEKPKDESPKAEKPEQKENAKPSKPEAGKPQENDDASKGQKQQAKKPAAPSSDKKPQQAQKPAEQKEIQDKKVEKDVSGSLISAKADALKGLTVLGKIDLPKDRPKKKAKPVASSDERNKDKKKRPRKRIDNKPGTGGPQGNRGGGPQGGRGDNRNQGGRKRPGGNNRPGAKGGSRFQKAEPTQKEIQDQIKQTLARLQGGGKSGGKKTRRDKQRERAKDQHSEGTEESKILKVTEFISANDLASLLDVSVNEIISVCMSLGMFVSINQRLDAEAITIIADEFGYEVEFTKADEEEEEVEVVDSPEDLEDRAPIVTIMGHVDHGKTSLLDYIRSSKVTSGEAGGITQHIGAYDVMTDNGEKIAFLDTPGHEAFTAMRARGAKITDVAIIVIAADDNIMPQTKEAINHAQVAGVPMIFAINKIDKPNANPNKIKEELANMNLLVEDWGGKYQSQEISAKTGQGVDELLEKVLLEAEILELKANPARHATGTVVEASLDKGRGYVSTVMIQNGTLKIGDIMLAGQHYGRVKAMFDHLGKKVQEAEPSTPVQVLGLSGAPQAGDILKVYETEREAREIANSREQINREQSMRTKKHITLDEIGRRLAIGSFKELNIIIKGDVDGSVEALSDSLLKLSKDEVSVNIIHKGVGQISESDVLLASASDAIIVGFQVRPSTSAKRIAEQEEIEIRHYSIIYDAINQIKDAIEGMLEPEFEEVITGNIQVREVFKISKVGTVAGSYVTDGYVTRKNKIRVIRDGIVIHDGEIDQLKRYKDDVSEVKAGYECGISIKGYNDIKLDDTIEGYEMQEVKRKK; this comes from the coding sequence ATGTCAGAAGAAAAAATGATGCGATTAGGCCAGGTAGCCAGAAAACTCAACGTGGGCATATCCACGATTGTTGAGTCGATGGCTAAGAAAGGCTTTGATGTAGAGAGCAACCCGAACTCCAAAATAAGCCAGGAGCAGTTCAGCATGCTGGCGAAGGAGTTTAAGTCCTCTGCACAAGACAAGGAGGAAGCATCCCACTTGTCCATAGGTAAGCGCCACAATGAGACGTTTACCATCAAGGCCGAATCTGAGTCTGTGCCTGAAGAAGCAAAAAAAGAAGAGCCGGCAAAGCCCGCTCCCAAAGAAGAAGCAGAACAACCAGAAGCACCTGAAAAGGAGGAAAAGATCACCTCTGAAGCAGAAAAGCTTCCGGGCATAAAAGTATTGGGCAAAATAGACCTTTCCAAAAAGGAACAGGACAAGAAAGAAGCGCCCAAAAAGGAGGAGGAGCCCAAGCCAAAAGAAGCAGCTCCCAAACAAGAAGAGAAAAAGCCTACTGAAGCTCCTAAGGCTGAGAAACCAGCTGAAAAGGCACCAGAAAAGCCTGTTGAAAAACCAAAAGATGAATCACCTAAGGCTGAGAAGCCTGAGCAGAAAGAAAACGCTAAACCTTCAAAGCCTGAAGCTGGGAAGCCACAGGAGAATGACGATGCATCTAAAGGACAAAAGCAACAAGCCAAAAAACCTGCCGCACCTTCTTCTGACAAGAAACCCCAACAAGCTCAAAAACCTGCTGAACAAAAAGAAATCCAAGACAAAAAAGTGGAAAAGGACGTTTCAGGATCTTTAATTTCTGCCAAAGCAGATGCCCTGAAAGGACTTACCGTGCTTGGAAAAATAGATCTTCCCAAGGACAGGCCAAAGAAAAAGGCCAAGCCAGTGGCTTCCTCGGATGAACGCAACAAAGACAAAAAGAAAAGACCGCGCAAGCGTATAGACAATAAGCCAGGTACAGGCGGACCACAAGGCAATAGAGGCGGTGGCCCACAAGGAGGACGAGGCGACAACCGAAACCAAGGCGGAAGAAAAAGACCTGGAGGCAATAACAGGCCAGGAGCCAAAGGAGGCAGCCGATTCCAAAAAGCGGAGCCTACCCAGAAGGAAATCCAAGACCAGATCAAACAAACTCTGGCCCGTCTACAGGGTGGTGGTAAATCAGGAGGCAAGAAAACCAGAAGAGACAAGCAGCGGGAGCGTGCCAAAGACCAACACTCAGAAGGTACAGAAGAAAGCAAAATACTTAAAGTAACTGAGTTTATCTCTGCCAATGACTTAGCTTCCTTGCTGGATGTCTCGGTCAATGAGATCATCTCTGTATGTATGTCACTGGGCATGTTCGTTTCGATCAACCAGCGTCTGGACGCAGAAGCCATCACCATTATTGCAGACGAATTTGGCTATGAGGTGGAGTTTACGAAAGCTGATGAAGAAGAGGAAGAGGTAGAAGTAGTGGACAGCCCAGAAGACCTCGAAGACAGGGCCCCGATCGTCACCATCATGGGACACGTCGATCATGGTAAAACGTCCTTGCTGGATTATATCAGAAGCTCAAAAGTAACCAGTGGAGAAGCTGGGGGCATCACCCAGCACATCGGCGCCTATGACGTAATGACGGATAATGGTGAAAAAATAGCCTTCTTGGATACACCAGGACACGAAGCCTTTACGGCCATGAGAGCACGTGGAGCCAAAATCACCGACGTGGCCATTATAGTCATTGCTGCAGATGACAACATCATGCCGCAGACCAAAGAAGCCATCAACCACGCCCAAGTAGCGGGCGTACCGATGATCTTTGCGATCAACAAAATCGATAAGCCTAACGCTAATCCTAACAAGATCAAGGAGGAGCTGGCCAATATGAACCTATTGGTAGAAGACTGGGGAGGTAAATACCAATCCCAAGAGATCTCTGCCAAGACAGGTCAAGGGGTAGATGAACTTCTGGAAAAAGTATTGCTAGAAGCTGAAATCCTAGAACTCAAAGCAAATCCGGCCCGTCATGCCACAGGCACGGTAGTGGAAGCTTCCTTGGACAAAGGCCGAGGATATGTCTCCACCGTAATGATCCAAAATGGCACCCTTAAGATCGGTGATATTATGCTTGCCGGCCAACATTATGGCAGGGTGAAAGCCATGTTTGACCACCTTGGTAAGAAGGTTCAAGAAGCCGAGCCTTCCACTCCCGTTCAAGTATTGGGACTCAGTGGGGCTCCCCAAGCAGGGGACATCCTCAAAGTTTACGAGACAGAACGTGAGGCCAGGGAAATCGCCAACTCCAGGGAGCAAATCAACCGTGAACAAAGTATGCGTACCAAAAAACACATTACTTTGGATGAAATCGGTAGACGTCTTGCCATTGGAAGCTTTAAAGAACTCAACATCATCATCAAAGGTGATGTGGACGGTTCCGTAGAAGCGCTTTCCGACTCATTACTGAAACTTTCCAAGGATGAAGTCAGTGTAAACATCATCCATAAAGGTGTCGGCCAGATCTCAGAATCTGATGTGCTATTGGCCTCTGCATCCGATGCGATCATTGTTGGTTTCCAGGTAAGACCTTCCACCAGTGCAAAACGTATCGCTGAGCAAGAGGAAATTGAAATCAGGCATTATTCCATCATCTATGATGCCATCAATCAAATCAAAGATGCCATCGAAGGTATGCTTGAGCCGGAATTTGAAGAAGTCATCACTGGTAATATCCAAGTAAGAGAAGTCTTCAAAATCTCCAAAGTAGGCACCGTAGCAGGTAGTTACGTGACCGATGGTTATGTTACCAGAAAAAACAAAATCAGGGTCATCAGGGACGGTATCGTTATCCATGACGGAGAAATCGATCAGCTCAAACGCTACAAAGACGATGTATCTGAGGTGAAAGCAGGTTATGAATGTGGTATATCCATCAAAGGATATAACGACATCAAACTTGACGATACCATCGAAGGATATGAAATGCAGGAAGTGAAGCGTAAAAAATAA